A section of the Venturia canescens isolate UGA chromosome 11, ASM1945775v1, whole genome shotgun sequence genome encodes:
- the LOC122418146 gene encoding probable palmitoyltransferase ZDHHC24, with protein MSSVIEIVTKNRTKKMRNMIIRKQIWPKTLSDFVSMTFVLIIVPLLYWFELWVVLPELFEPGTLPYVVHFVFGNFVMVNIVGNFTYTVLCDTSTRYIVVPTQRAKIEDGWRYCSVCESVAPPRSWHCPNCNICILKRDHHCIFTGCCVGHYNHRYFLMFVFYLFVGTAYAFFYNNYFIWGKLDFDFPMSLLKIVFPLAFFVFGFDPSIKQFYLMLYMVTVIGMCFAGVLTYYHFNLVLSGTVANEKNKGVRKYNLGWRKNVIEVFGDRWYLTWIVPYIKSNLTHDGISWRTQNLTTETQKSR; from the coding sequence ATGTCAAGTGTCATCGAAATCGTTACaaaaaatagaacaaaaaaaatgagaaatatgaTAATCCGTAAACAAATATGGCCGAAAACGTTAAGTGATTTTGTGTCAATGACATTTGTTTTAATAATCGTTCCGCTCTTGTATTGGTTCGAGTTATGGGTAGTTTTGCCAGAACTTTTCGAGCCTGGCACATTGCCTTATGTGGTTCATTTCGTATTTGGTAATTTCGTTATGGTAAATATCGTCGGAAATTTCACTTATACAGTCTTGTGCGACACAAGCACAAGATACATAGTTGTGCCAACGCAGAGAGCGAAAATTGAGGATGGTTGGAGATATTGCAGTGTCTGCGAGTCTGTAGCACCGCCTCGGTCGTGGCACTGCCCTAATTGCAACATTTGCATTCTGAAGCGTGATCATCACTGCATTTTTACTGGATGCTGCGTCGGTCATTACAACCACCGTTATTTCCTCATGTTTGTATTTTATCTGTTCGTTGGAACAGCCTATGCATTCTTCTAcaacaattatttcatttgGGGGAAATTGGACTTTGACTTTCCAATGTCGCTCCTCAAAATAGTGTTTCCTCTTGCTTTTTTTGTCTTTGGATTCGATCCCTCGATAAAACAGTTTTATCTCATGCTCTACATGGTCACCGTTATCGGAATGTGCTTTGCCGGCGTTCTCACCTATTATCACTTCAATCTCGTTCTTTCTGGAACTGTTGCTAATGAGAAAAACAAAGGAGTCAGAAAATACAATCTtggatggagaaaaaatgtcatcgaaGTTTTTGGAGACCGATGGTATCTTACTTGGATCGTTCCATACATAAAATCGAATTTAACTCACGATGGAATCTCCTGGCGAACGCAGAATCTTACTACAGAAACTCAGAAATCGAGATAG
- the Hydr2 gene encoding abhydrolase domain-containing protein 2 codes for MSTALLAVFAVVLIILFRILNVNSSALKPVLYCQDNAFVSTILKIAPVIAEPYKPTRLWGFSGHVQTVVHSIIGRVRCPWPIGERVVIPLPDETTLTYDLYQPLTNVHEDDITIAICPGIGNSSESVYIRTFVHFVQCHGYRCAVLNHVGALSSVKVTAPRIFTYGHTDDYHVMLSHLVEKHAGTRIVCVGFSLGGNLVTKYMGERGGKTLPQIIGGISICQGYNAIDGTKFLLNWTNFRRFYLYIMTESVKNIILRHKDVLLSREVQQRFGLNERDIISAATLPELDEAYTRKVHNFRSVKDLYKWSSSINYIGNISIPMVFMNALDDPLVPEMLLVPIRDFAAKHKNVLYIELAHGGHLGFYEGGLIYPNPITWLDRTIVSLVGSLTLVHADRTKVS; via the exons atgtcAACTGCACTCCTCGCGGTATTCGCCGTTGTTCTTATAATACTATTCAGAATATTGAACGTAAACAGTTCGGCTTTAAAGCCGGTTCTTTACTGTCAAGATAATGCATTCGTTTCCACAATCCTCAAGATTGCACCTGTTATCGCCGAGCC CTATAAACCCACGAGGTTGTGGGGTTTCAGCGGGCATGTACAGACCGTAGTGCACAGTATTATTGGTCGAGTCAGGTGTCCATGGCCCATAGGCGAAAGAGTCGTTATCCCTCTACCAGATGAAACTACTCTCACGTATGATCTTTACCAGCCTCTCACAAACGTTCACGAAG ATGACATAACGATCGCAATTTGTCCGGGGATCGGGAACAGCTCTGAAAGCGTGTACATTCGAACCTTCGTACATTTTGTTCAATGTCACGGATATCGTTGCGCTGTACTCAATCACGTTGGTGCTTTGTCGAGTGTGAAGGTCACCGCACCCAGGATATTTACCTACG GCCACACCGATGACTATCACGTGATGCTTTCACACCTTGTGGAAAAACATGCTGGCACTAGAATCGTATGCGTTGGTTTCAGTTTGGGCGGAAATCTTGTTACGAAATACATGGGCGAACGTGGCGGAAAAACTTTGCCACAAATAATTGGTGGAATTTCTATCTGCCAAGGCTATAACGCGATCGA TGGTACAAAGTTCCTGCTTAATTGGACGAATTTCAGACGTTTCTACCTCTACATTATGACGGAGTCAGTTAAGAATATTATTCTACGACACAAAGATGTACTTTTATCTAGAGAAGTGCAGCAAAGATTTGGCTTGAATGAAAGAGATATTATTTCGGCGGCTACATTACCAGAGCTTGATGAAGCTTATACAAGAAAG GTACACAATTTTCGGTCCGTCAAGGACTTGTACAAGTGGAGCAGCAGTATTAATTACATAGGCAATATTTCGATTCCGATGGTCTTTATGAACGCCCTGGACGATCCACTCGTTCCGGAAATGCTTCTCGTACCCATCCGAGATTTCGCAG CGAAACACAAAAACGTGTTGTACATTGAATTGGCACACGGAGGGCATCTCGGGTTCTACGAGGGAGGATTGATTTATCCAAATCCGATAACATGGCTCGACCGAACGATAGTTTCTTTGGTAGGATCACTGACCCTGGTGCACGCCGATCGAACGAAGGTCTCTTAA